One genomic segment of Hordeum vulgare subsp. vulgare chromosome 2H, MorexV3_pseudomolecules_assembly, whole genome shotgun sequence includes these proteins:
- the LOC123425612 gene encoding WAT1-related protein At4g08290-like has product MAANQSLAKETPSRNLTLLTPPSPSTLSIGNRSHAPVAHSHAPAARPVPVGPPSRRAAAARPVPVGAAARPVPDGAAPRPYPHRPLSLLGPPSRRAAAARLIPVGGSSAARLEVPTGRWLKGSLLAVASCVCWSVWYIMQATSVKRYPAELSLTAWMATVGGVQSMAFTVLLQHEKEDWLIGFGLKFWCIVYSIRGIACSGFTVFAQVWCTEKKGPVFVTMFNPVSTIMVSILAYFIFGESLYVGSIIGGVVVILGLYMLLWGKDKDQEYKAGAASGEKQAGLPDLDCEKQQRQEEKMVGVSLARGGSEQETRTTR; this is encoded by the exons ATGGC CGCTAATCAATCCCTCGCTAAAGAAACCCCATCGCGAAACCTGACCCTCCTAACACCACCCTCCCCTTCCACGTTATCGATTGGGAACCGCTCCCACGCACCCGTCGCTCACTCCCACGCCCCCGCTGCTCGCCCCGTCCCCGTCGGGCCGCCCTCGCGTCGCGCAGCCGCCGCTCGCCCCGTCCCCGTCGGTGCCGCCGCTCGCCCCGTCCCCGACGGTGCCGCCCCTCGCCCTTACCCGCACCGCCCGCTCTCCCTGCTCGGGCCGCCCTCGCGTCGCGCAGCCGCCGCTCGCCTCATCCCCGTC GGTGGTAGCAGCGCCGCGAGGTTGGAGGTGCCGACAGGGAGGTGGCTGAAGGGGTCGCTCCTGGCCGTGGCCAGCTGCGTGTGTTGGTCCGTGTGGTACATCATGCAGGCGACGTCGGTGAAGCGGTACCCGGCGGAGCTGTCGCTGACGGCGTGGATGGCCACGGTGGGCGGGGTCCAGTCGATGGCCTTCACGGTGCTGCTGCAACACGAGAAGGAGGACTGGCTCATCGGCTTCGGCCTCAAGTTCTGGTGCATCGTCTACTCCATACGT GGGATCGCGTGCAGCGGGTTCACGGTGTTCGCGCAGGTGTGGTGCACGGAGAAGAAGGGGCCCGTGTTCGTCACCATGTTCAACCCGGTGTCCACCATCATGGTGTCCATCCTCGCCTACTTCATCTTCGGCGAGAGCCTATACGTCGGGAG CATAATCGGAGGAGTGGTGGTCATCTTGGGCCTCTACATGCTGCTCTGGGGCAAGGACAAGGATCAAGAGTACAAGGCAGGAGCGGCGAGTGGCGAGAAGCAGGCCGGCCTGCCCGATCTGGACTGCGAGAAGCAGCAGCGGCAGGAGGAGAAGATGGTCGGCGTCTCCTTGGCGCGGGGTGGCTCGGAACAGGAGACCAGGACGACGAGATAA